The Ascochyta rabiei chromosome 5, complete sequence genome has a segment encoding these proteins:
- a CDS encoding Endo-1,4-beta-xylanase encodes MKVTVALAVLPLALASPTYGTQKPKPAPGLADLAKKAGLKYFGTAIDNVVLDNKQYTDIAFNKSEFNQVTPANGQKWMYIEPVRNVFNYTLGDQIVVPSKKAGQLRRCHNFVWHQQLPTWLTSQKWSKQELLSILENHIKKEARHYYNDCYAWDVVNEAFNDNGTYRSDIWLDTIGPSYIEVAFKFARKYTAPGTKLYYNDYNMETVNNKTLAVQALVKDFQARKIPIDGIGLQAHFITGSSPSYAQIRAAQQLYTSLGLDTALTELDVRTALPDDAAKQATQAQNYADSVRACVDEKRCVGVTVWDFWDPVSWVPSTFPGQGNATLYNSDFSRKPAYYAVADVLKAAAK; translated from the coding sequence ATGAAGGTCACTGTCGCCCTTGCCGTTCTCCCTCTGGCACTCGCCTCGCCTACCTATGGCACTCAAAAGCCAAAGCCAGCGCCAGGCCTTGCCGACCTTGCCAAAAAGGCAGGCTTGAAGTACTTTGGCACCGCCATCGACAACGTCGTGCTCGACAACAAGCAGTACACCGACATCGCCTTCAACAAGTCCGAGTTCAACCAAGTCACGCCCGCCAACGGGCAGAAGTGGATGTACATTGAGCCGGTACGCAACGTCTTCAACTACACGCTCGGCGACCAGATCGTAGTCCCCAGCAAGAAAGCCGGGCAGCTGCGGCGCTGCCACAATTTCGTGTGGCACCAGCAACTGCCCACATGGCTGACGAGCCAAAAATGGAGCAAGCAAGAGCTCCTCTCGATCCTGGAGAACCACATCAAGAAGGAAGCGCGCCACTACTACAACGACTGCTACGCATGGGACGTGGTCAATGAGGCCTTCAACGACAACGGCACGTACCGCAGCGACATCTGGCTCGACACCATCGGCCCCAGCTACATCGAGGTCGCGTTCAAGTTCGCGAGGAAGTACACAGCGCCGGGCACGAAACTGTACTACAACGACTACAACATGGAGACGGTTAACAACAAAACGCTCGCGGTGCAAGCGCTGGTCAAAGACTTCCAGGCGCGCAAGATCCCCATCGACGGTATCGGGCTGCAAGCGCACTTCATAACGGGCAGCTCGCCCAGCTACGCCCAGATCCGCGCTGCGCAGCAGCTGTACACGTCGCTAGGGCTGGACACGGCGCTGACGGAGCTCGATGTGCGGACTGCGCTGCCCGACGACGCGGCCAAGCAGGCGACCCAGGCGCAGAACTACGCCGACTCGGTGCGTGCGTGTGTCGACGAGAAGCGCTGTGTCGGCGTCACTGTGTGGGACTTTTGGGACCCCGTCTCTTGGGTCCCCAGCACGTTCCCGGGACAGGGGAATGCGACGCTGTATAATTCGGACTTCAGCCGCAAGCCGGCGTACTATGCTGTTGCGGATGTGCTGAAGGCCGCTGCTAAGTAG